One stretch of Nycticebus coucang isolate mNycCou1 chromosome 7, mNycCou1.pri, whole genome shotgun sequence DNA includes these proteins:
- the LOC128590240 gene encoding small cysteine and glycine repeat-containing protein 5-like yields MGCCGCGGCGGGSGSCGGSCGGCGGCGGGCGGCGSCTSCRCYRVGCCSSCCPGCRGCCGGCCSTPVICCCRRTCCSGGSCGCGKGCCQQKCCCQQQCGCKKRCCC; encoded by the coding sequence ATGGGTTGCTGTGGCTGTGGAGGTTGTGGTGGCGGCTCTGGCAGCTGCGGTGGCAGCTGTGGTGGATGCGGTGGCTGTGGTGGCGGCTGCGGTGGCTGTGGCAGCTGCACCAGCTGCAGGTGCTACCGCGTGGGCTGCTGCTCCTCCTGCTGCCCCGGCTGCCGCGGCTGCTGTGGGGGATGCTGCAGCACGCCCGTGATCTGCTGCTGCCGCCGCACCTGCTGCTCGGGCGGCTCGTGTGGCTGCGGGAAGGGCTGTTGCCAGCAGAAGTGCTGTTGCCAGCAGCAGTGCGGCTGTAAGAAGCGGTGCTGCTGCTAG